Proteins from one Flavobacteriales bacterium genomic window:
- a CDS encoding endonuclease: protein MKLIIYCIVLLPILSCSVEDVNNEMIVSETRSKSMKELKKFSVAFYNVENLFDTEDDPLTSDDDFTPDGAKEWNEERYRKKIKNISAVIKGIDDKLPLFVGLCEVENEKVLKDLTLTEKLRKANYKIVHYDSPDTRGIDVGLIYKSDYFSVLETASLEVFFEDTPEVLTRDILYVKGELNNEIIHLFVNHWSSRRKGEKETEYKRITAAEVLKSKIEAIQEEERKAKILIMGDFNDYPMNRSIKDVLEASLQPESDEFYNLATRLDQKEEGTHFYDDEWGMLDQMMISNSWLSSKKGNVLKKKTVKVYKDDAVLFHHKKFGGIPNKTYGGDQYYGGFSDHLAIYLEFELKK, encoded by the coding sequence ATGAAACTCATTATCTATTGTATTGTACTGTTACCTATTTTGTCGTGTAGTGTAGAAGATGTTAATAATGAAATGATAGTTTCTGAAACTAGATCGAAATCCATGAAAGAATTGAAAAAGTTTAGTGTAGCTTTTTATAATGTTGAAAATTTGTTTGATACTGAAGATGATCCATTGACTAGTGATGATGATTTTACTCCAGATGGAGCAAAAGAATGGAATGAAGAAAGGTATAGGAAAAAAATTAAGAACATTAGTGCTGTTATCAAAGGGATAGATGATAAACTACCATTGTTTGTTGGGTTGTGCGAAGTAGAAAATGAGAAAGTATTGAAAGATCTGACGCTAACTGAAAAATTAAGAAAAGCAAATTATAAAATTGTACATTATGATAGCCCCGATACCAGAGGAATTGATGTTGGGTTAATCTACAAAAGCGATTATTTTAGTGTTCTTGAGACAGCTTCTTTAGAGGTCTTTTTTGAGGATACACCTGAGGTGCTCACCAGAGACATTTTATACGTAAAAGGGGAGTTAAACAATGAAATTATTCATTTGTTTGTAAACCATTGGTCGTCGAGAAGAAAAGGAGAGAAAGAAACGGAATATAAACGAATTACAGCAGCTGAGGTCTTAAAGAGTAAGATAGAAGCTATTCAAGAGGAGGAGCGTAAAGCAAAGATTTTAATCATGGGTGATTTTAATGATTATCCAATGAATAGAAGTATTAAAGACGTGCTAGAAGCAAGTCTTCAACCTGAGTCTGATGAATTTTATAATTTAGCAACTCGACTAGATCAAAAGGAAGAAGGTACGCACTTTTATGACGATGAATGGGGAATGTTAGATCAAATGATGATTTCTAATAGCTGGTTAAGCTCAAAGAAAGGTAATGTTCTGAAAAAGAAAACAGTTAAGGTTTATAAAGACGATGCTGTTTTGTTTCATCATAAAAAATTCGGAGGAATTCCTAATAAAACTTATGGAGGAGATCAGTATTATGGAGGGTTTTCAGATCATTTAGCGATTTATTTAGAGTTTGAATTAAAAAAGTAA
- the hutI gene encoding imidazolonepropionase → MSTTYITNIKQLNGILPQDKRFLKGEELKNIVSIDSAYLKITDGIIADYGKMEDLTFQESDQTNVLDAKNGMLFPSWCDSHTHLVFAKSRESEFVDRINGLTYEEIALKGGGILNSAKKLSEKDEAELFNDALLRIKEIEKLGTGAVEIKSGYGLSLEGELKSLRVIKKLKQASNLTIKATFLGAHAIPTAYKENRSDYIRLIIEEMLPIIQKENLADFIDVFCETNYYTPEETDLILKAGIAIGLKPKIHVNQFTSIGGLQTGIANQALSVDHLEVMTAEDIHDLGKSSTIPTLLPSCSFFLSIPYAPARDLINANLPIALATDYNPGSTPSGNMNFVVSLACIKMKLTPEEAINAATINSAHAMEVSSELGSITIGKKANFFITEPIESMAILPYYFGNNKISRIFLNGEEVL, encoded by the coding sequence ATGAGCACGACTTACATCACTAATATCAAACAACTTAACGGGATTTTACCCCAAGACAAAAGATTTTTAAAAGGAGAAGAATTAAAAAACATAGTAAGTATTGATAGTGCCTATTTGAAAATCACTGATGGAATCATTGCTGATTACGGGAAAATGGAAGACCTAACATTCCAAGAATCTGATCAAACTAATGTACTAGATGCTAAAAATGGCATGTTATTTCCTAGTTGGTGTGATTCTCACACCCATTTAGTTTTTGCAAAATCTCGAGAATCAGAATTTGTAGATCGCATCAATGGCCTAACTTATGAGGAGATTGCTTTGAAAGGCGGTGGAATACTTAATTCTGCCAAAAAACTTTCTGAAAAAGACGAAGCTGAGCTTTTTAATGATGCTTTATTGCGAATCAAAGAAATTGAAAAACTAGGAACTGGTGCTGTTGAAATCAAAAGTGGATATGGGCTGAGTTTAGAAGGCGAATTAAAATCTCTAAGGGTCATCAAAAAACTAAAACAAGCTTCCAATTTAACGATTAAAGCAACTTTCTTAGGAGCTCACGCTATACCTACAGCTTACAAAGAAAATAGAAGTGACTACATTCGCTTAATCATCGAAGAGATGCTACCAATTATTCAAAAAGAAAACCTTGCTGACTTTATAGATGTTTTCTGTGAGACAAATTATTATACTCCAGAAGAAACAGATCTTATTTTAAAAGCTGGAATTGCTATCGGTTTAAAACCTAAAATTCATGTTAATCAATTCACTTCTATCGGCGGACTTCAAACTGGTATTGCTAACCAAGCCTTATCTGTGGATCACTTAGAAGTAATGACAGCTGAAGATATCCATGATTTGGGTAAGAGTTCAACTATACCTACATTATTACCTTCTTGCTCATTTTTCTTAAGTATTCCTTATGCTCCTGCCAGGGATTTGATTAATGCTAACCTACCCATAGCATTAGCAACAGATTACAACCCTGGTTCTACTCCATCTGGAAATATGAATTTTGTGGTGTCCTTAGCTTGTATAAAAATGAAGTTAACTCCAGAAGAAGCAATCAACGCTGCTACGATTAATAGCGCTCATGCTATGGAAGTAAGCTCCGAATTAGGTAGTATTACGATTGGTAAAAAAGCCAATTTTTTCATTACCGAACCTATTGAAAGTATGGCTATTTTACCTTACTATTTTGGAAACAATAAAATTAGTCGCATCTTTTTAAATGGAGAAGAAGTCCTCTAA
- a CDS encoding DUF1987 domain-containing protein → MMENLSIEKTIKTPKIFFDYQKGELLIEGISIPENTVDFYKDVLKWVESYQENPKPKTELVLKLEYFNTSTSVVLLNIFKLFSQIQNSDLKIVWFYEEDDVEMEEVGEDYQNIVKIPFELVSIESF, encoded by the coding sequence ATGATGGAAAATTTAAGTATTGAGAAGACAATAAAAACTCCAAAAATATTTTTTGATTATCAAAAAGGAGAATTGTTAATAGAGGGGATTTCTATTCCAGAAAACACAGTAGATTTTTATAAGGATGTGCTTAAATGGGTAGAAAGTTATCAAGAAAATCCTAAACCAAAAACGGAATTAGTCTTAAAACTAGAATATTTTAATACAAGTACATCTGTCGTCTTATTAAATATTTTCAAACTTTTTAGTCAAATTCAAAATTCGGATTTAAAGATTGTCTGGTTTTATGAAGAAGATGATGTAGAAATGGAAGAAGTGGGAGAGGATTATCAGAATATTGTAAAGATCCCTTTTGAGTTAGTTTCTATTGAAAGTTTTTAA
- a CDS encoding gliding motility-associated C-terminal domain-containing protein — MKRFFVFAIFYLLIWSSVYAQGQIHRWDWYQEADSSNYQVVHDIAIDSARNCVYAVGGFEDDLSSNFGGVSARGGKDGFVAKFNLQGNLIWSFGIGGPGSEDEEVLSIDVDPTDGSIYIGGYAGNHYINFRGTGSGSGGTSVAQVWGGTDAFIAAYRGDGRLKWAQRDGSTSDDVCNDVVVDPSSNGVAYTGSFISVMELNTENLNMGDSDGDEHLFIAKRKKSNGDGIWRGYSRSQGGDFQRGIGLTRDANYLYLLGEYNGDATNGLRLVIEEITGNYPIIGGTVNIYGGRYTSSLLIDPSMSTQSIFYARVKDSDGEIEASNSWLYNIYSDGTDYAGDIAYRSNNLFISGSVGNNAFFKGLSNNPNIVGNECFVSKHSVSSGDAINKVDEPNLTASFAIMNTISFNSNYVIVGGGTDGTIRFDGNANNDLVPPNGRDEGFVVFYDQNLNFVERQKVSGNGTNEVNAVSGWRKHAFVGGAFGGTANLDDDGTMTGQDDESGFVSLLKHRDCTPQFGYGMDSVCQESPVLTVSYNDPVGVFSQIGNGLTLDSQTGEIDPFSSVGNSNNQIVYTTFIGCSDTVALHIEGSTSPSFNNPPINDTVYTDNGVCGTNYAYPSLEAVPDCGEDTIFQIDGSNLTSGSFFQMGSTLQSWVVADYYNPNDTANFIITVVDNIEPEISFSDDTVYFYADANSCEAIVDVESLLVFTDNCNIDTVLQVGDLTYLNGTSFSVRDAAYKLTYKVLDASNNSDSASIIVYVRDTINPVINNCIATDTTVYLTANECEKEMLFSNISATDACGIDNTSWVPQSTMFSVGTTAVTYTATDVNQRVSTCSFNVIVVDNAPPEIYNCIATDTTVYLTASECEKEVLFNNITTYDPCGPTTNTWQGVPANNLFPLDTTEVTYIVVGGNQDSSTCTFDVIIIDTLSPTFDNCFSDTTIYANMGECSQVFNTPDLGVNEYCGLSGGALMQIDTSGYESGDEFPVGSVLLVYQATDLSNNVATCSLTVEVQEVPDQTAFNVTTPVGLCLNGDTIIQLDECLNLNSNHGGDFYVNGTLTSADYQPSAQGTEDVITYIYGTGACIDTIEHVIALHQLTANAGEEDSICGLSYELAAIPGGNTQTNYWMGESAVSFSNNQHNANVTVSEGGVYYFYWVAQQDQCVVSDSVQIIFYQQPTADAGENQVVEINEVDLDARLDYGVGTWIVDESEGMIEDSTLYNSHVDDLNLGLNTFIWVVTNGVCPSDSATVRIFYDMLTIPNAFTPNGDGVNDEFRIKGFELYSDAKITIMDRWGEVLFITDESNEAWNGTYEGKDVVEDTYFYILYINEKEYTGYIELRR; from the coding sequence ATGAAGAGGTTTTTTGTTTTTGCCATATTTTATCTTTTGATTTGGTCCTCTGTTTATGCTCAGGGACAAATACATAGATGGGATTGGTATCAAGAAGCAGATTCTTCCAATTACCAAGTAGTACATGATATTGCGATTGATTCAGCAAGGAATTGTGTATATGCAGTTGGTGGTTTTGAGGATGATTTATCCAGTAATTTTGGGGGAGTTTCCGCAAGAGGAGGAAAAGATGGTTTTGTTGCGAAGTTTAATTTGCAAGGAAACTTGATTTGGTCATTCGGGATTGGTGGTCCTGGGAGTGAAGATGAAGAGGTGTTGAGTATTGACGTAGATCCAACTGATGGGAGTATATATATAGGGGGGTATGCAGGAAATCATTATATCAATTTTAGAGGTACAGGTTCTGGAAGCGGAGGGACAAGCGTTGCTCAAGTTTGGGGAGGTACAGATGCTTTTATAGCTGCTTATCGAGGAGATGGCCGACTTAAGTGGGCTCAACGAGATGGAAGTACCAGTGATGATGTTTGTAATGATGTTGTTGTTGATCCTTCTTCCAATGGCGTGGCATATACAGGAAGCTTTATTAGTGTGATGGAGTTGAATACTGAAAATCTTAATATGGGAGATAGTGATGGAGATGAACACCTATTTATAGCTAAAAGAAAGAAAAGTAATGGAGATGGAATTTGGAGGGGGTATTCCCGTTCTCAGGGCGGTGATTTTCAAAGGGGAATTGGGCTAACCAGAGATGCTAATTATCTATATCTTTTAGGAGAATATAATGGAGATGCAACCAATGGGTTAAGGCTAGTTATTGAAGAAATAACAGGGAATTATCCCATAATAGGAGGTACGGTCAATATCTATGGTGGTAGATATACATCTTCGTTGTTAATTGACCCGAGTATGTCTACTCAAAGTATCTTTTATGCAAGGGTAAAAGATAGTGATGGAGAGATAGAGGCTTCAAATTCATGGTTGTATAATATTTATAGTGATGGAACGGATTATGCAGGTGATATCGCATATAGGAGTAATAATTTATTCATTAGTGGTAGTGTAGGTAATAATGCGTTTTTTAAAGGGCTTTCGAATAATCCCAACATTGTTGGAAATGAGTGTTTTGTTTCAAAACATAGTGTGAGTTCAGGGGATGCTATAAATAAAGTAGATGAGCCTAATTTAACAGCTTCTTTTGCAATCATGAATACCATTAGTTTTAACAGTAATTATGTTATTGTTGGAGGAGGAACTGATGGAACCATTCGATTTGATGGAAATGCTAACAATGATTTGGTGCCGCCAAATGGCAGAGATGAAGGTTTTGTTGTTTTTTATGATCAAAACTTAAACTTTGTTGAAAGACAAAAAGTGAGTGGAAATGGAACGAATGAGGTGAATGCAGTATCAGGTTGGAGAAAACATGCATTTGTTGGTGGAGCTTTTGGAGGTACAGCCAATTTAGATGATGATGGAACAATGACAGGACAAGATGATGAGTCTGGCTTTGTTAGTCTCTTAAAGCATCGAGATTGTACCCCTCAATTTGGATATGGAATGGATAGTGTGTGTCAAGAATCTCCTGTATTGACAGTTAGCTATAACGATCCCGTTGGAGTATTCTCTCAAATAGGAAATGGTTTAACACTTGATTCACAAACAGGAGAAATTGATCCGTTTAGCAGTGTCGGTAACTCTAATAATCAAATCGTATATACGACTTTTATAGGGTGTTCTGATACAGTAGCGTTACATATAGAAGGAAGCACAAGTCCTAGTTTTAATAATCCACCAATTAATGATACTGTTTATACTGATAATGGGGTTTGTGGGACGAACTATGCATACCCTAGTTTAGAAGCTGTTCCCGATTGTGGAGAGGATACAATATTTCAAATAGATGGTTCTAATCTGACATCAGGGAGTTTCTTTCAAATGGGATCTACCTTACAATCTTGGGTGGTTGCTGATTATTATAATCCTAACGATACTGCCAATTTTATCATTACAGTGGTTGATAATATTGAACCAGAAATTAGCTTTAGCGATGATACGGTATATTTTTATGCAGATGCCAATTCTTGTGAGGCTATTGTGGATGTAGAATCCCTGTTGGTGTTCACCGATAATTGTAATATTGATACCGTATTACAAGTTGGAGATTTAACATATTTGAATGGTACAAGCTTTAGTGTTAGAGATGCAGCATATAAACTAACTTATAAAGTGCTAGATGCTTCCAATAATTCAGACTCTGCTTCAATAATTGTTTATGTAAGGGATACCATAAATCCTGTTATTAATAATTGTATTGCTACAGATACTACGGTCTATTTAACTGCTAATGAATGTGAAAAGGAAATGTTATTTAGTAATATCTCAGCTACTGATGCATGTGGGATTGATAATACTTCTTGGGTCCCTCAGTCAACAATGTTTTCGGTAGGAACTACAGCTGTTACTTATACAGCAACTGATGTGAATCAACGAGTGTCTACTTGTTCTTTTAATGTAATTGTTGTAGATAATGCACCGCCAGAAATTTATAATTGTATAGCTACTGATACGACAGTATATTTAACAGCAAGTGAATGTGAAAAAGAAGTGTTGTTTAATAATATTACAACTTATGATCCATGTGGCCCAACAACAAATACTTGGCAAGGGGTTCCTGCAAATAACTTATTTCCATTGGATACAACAGAAGTAACTTATATCGTTGTTGGAGGGAATCAGGATTCTTCAACTTGTACTTTTGATGTCATCATCATAGATACGTTGTCGCCTACTTTTGATAACTGCTTTTCTGATACTACTATATATGCGAATATGGGAGAGTGTAGTCAAGTGTTTAATACCCCAGATTTAGGAGTCAATGAATATTGTGGGTTGAGTGGAGGAGCTTTAATGCAAATAGATACAAGTGGTTATGAATCAGGCGATGAATTTCCTGTGGGAAGTGTATTGTTAGTTTATCAAGCCACTGATTTAAGTAATAATGTCGCAACTTGTAGTTTAACTGTTGAGGTACAAGAAGTCCCAGATCAAACAGCTTTTAATGTAACAACTCCTGTTGGTTTATGTTTAAATGGAGACACTATAATTCAATTAGATGAATGTTTAAATTTAAACAGTAATCATGGTGGGGATTTTTATGTGAATGGAACATTGACTTCAGCTGATTACCAACCAAGTGCGCAAGGCACTGAGGATGTAATTACATATATCTATGGGACTGGAGCTTGCATTGATACAATAGAGCATGTTATTGCATTACATCAACTCACTGCTAATGCAGGTGAAGAAGACTCAATTTGTGGATTATCTTATGAGTTAGCAGCTATTCCAGGAGGGAATACGCAAACCAATTATTGGATGGGAGAGAGTGCGGTCTCATTTAGTAACAACCAACATAATGCAAATGTTACAGTAAGTGAAGGAGGGGTTTATTATTTTTATTGGGTTGCTCAACAAGATCAATGTGTTGTTAGCGATTCTGTACAAATAATATTTTACCAACAACCTACAGCAGATGCAGGTGAAAATCAAGTAGTGGAAATCAATGAGGTAGATTTAGATGCAAGGCTAGATTATGGTGTCGGAACTTGGATTGTAGATGAGTCAGAAGGAATGATAGAAGATTCAACATTGTATAATAGCCATGTAGATGATCTAAATTTAGGGTTAAATACTTTCATTTGGGTGGTAACCAATGGGGTTTGCCCGTCAGATTCGGCAACAGTTAGAATTTTTTATGATATGTTGACAATCCCTAATGCATTTACACCTAATGGAGATGGAGTCAATGACGAGTTTAGAATAAAAGGGTTTGAATTGTATTCAGATGCTAAAATAACAATAATGGATAGATGGGGAGAGGTTCTTTTTATTACTGATGAATCCAATGAGGCCTGGAATGGAACTTATGAAGGTAAGGACGTAGTGGAAGATACTTATTTTTATATTCTTTATATCAATGAAAAAGAATATACAGGCTATATAGAGCTGAGAAGGTAG
- a CDS encoding PorP/SprF family type IX secretion system membrane protein: MNGYFKTNQFINPASAGVNDHMVAYTGIRKQWVRIKGAPSTQMFAFDSPLTKQRIGLGGVFYRDKVGATVTNGLQFNYSYRIRVSRKMRLAFGADAGLETSRFNVNELELIDAADQTFADEYSRVNKLKLGAGVMLYDKKITIGLSMNDAVKSSGFGNLIAYLQYKKKVNREWSYTPGILVKMNTLLIKQAEFSVLTSYKQQFSLNLGLRTNGSILAGVGFNPTSQLLVLYSYDYIAGRLRSYTSGSHELTLKYDFVQKYKTSSHRSF; encoded by the coding sequence ATGAATGGTTACTTTAAAACAAATCAATTTATCAATCCTGCTTCAGCTGGGGTAAATGATCATATGGTTGCTTATACTGGGATTCGAAAACAATGGGTAAGGATAAAAGGAGCTCCATCTACTCAAATGTTTGCATTTGATAGTCCATTAACAAAACAAAGAATAGGGTTAGGAGGGGTGTTTTATCGAGATAAAGTAGGAGCTACAGTAACCAATGGTTTGCAGTTTAATTATTCTTATAGAATCAGAGTCTCGAGGAAAATGCGTTTAGCTTTTGGGGCAGATGCAGGGCTTGAAACAAGTAGGTTTAATGTGAATGAACTTGAATTAATAGATGCAGCTGATCAAACGTTTGCTGATGAATATAGTCGAGTGAATAAACTAAAGTTGGGAGCAGGAGTAATGTTGTATGATAAAAAAATAACCATTGGATTGTCAATGAATGATGCTGTAAAGTCCTCAGGTTTTGGAAATTTAATCGCTTACTTACAATACAAAAAGAAAGTGAATAGAGAGTGGAGTTATACTCCGGGAATTTTGGTGAAAATGAATACTTTATTAATAAAACAAGCAGAGTTTTCCGTATTAACTTCGTATAAGCAACAATTTTCCTTAAATTTGGGGCTTAGAACAAATGGCAGCATTCTTGCAGGTGTAGGATTTAACCCAACTAGCCAATTGTTGGTTTTATATAGTTACGACTATATTGCTGGGAGATTAAGAAGTTACACATCTGGTTCTCACGAACTAACGTTAAAATATGATTTTGTACAAAAATATAAAACATCGTCTCATAGATCCTTTTAA
- a CDS encoding PKD domain-containing protein has protein sequence MILYKNIKHRLIDPFKVLFVLTFVFSLNNYFSQKISIKQVKVNDFEESSFAPFVKDGWLYFSSNKKRSSLTSIQTEDGELFFDLYKAEIKEQNKLKAKHISLGDSVNRMFNETSSCIHGNTLYFSSNSFGEVKKKKIGKYGIFLYNLDSTSNQAIQAFKYNDKHFNVAHPTINEDGTMLVFSSDNIAGEGKSDLYFCKYVDGEWATPQNLGININTEEMETFPSLQGRTLYFSSDRKNGKGGLDIYASIFDGKSWSVPKLLPEPINTKYDDFGYTLNPDFKSGYFSSNRTKKRDGIFYFEYDIPVVNEFYQQELYFCYTFEETEMEETDSLKFQWDLGDGTLQKGRLADHCFSDTGTYNIEMSVIDKYTGTIFENVSSYQIIIDAHNQPVIDLEDIKPGVVKVFVNKKWSNQQFTDYYWIVDGDFVFADELTLKFKDKSEINVKLVIWDKESPESVTGVERIVYK, from the coding sequence ATGATTTTGTACAAAAATATAAAACATCGTCTCATAGATCCTTTTAAGGTATTGTTTGTATTGACTTTTGTATTTAGTCTCAATAATTATTTTTCACAAAAAATTTCTATAAAACAGGTCAAAGTCAATGATTTTGAAGAGTCCTCTTTTGCTCCTTTTGTAAAAGATGGATGGCTTTATTTTTCATCTAATAAAAAAAGGTCATCATTAACCTCTATTCAAACAGAAGATGGAGAGTTATTCTTTGATCTTTATAAAGCTGAGATTAAAGAGCAAAATAAATTAAAAGCGAAGCACATTTCATTAGGAGATTCTGTCAATAGGATGTTTAATGAAACATCAAGTTGTATTCATGGGAATACCCTCTATTTTTCATCCAATTCATTTGGAGAAGTTAAAAAGAAAAAAATCGGTAAATATGGTATTTTTCTTTATAATCTAGATTCTACCTCTAATCAGGCTATCCAAGCTTTTAAATACAATGATAAACATTTTAACGTTGCTCATCCTACCATCAATGAAGATGGGACAATGTTGGTGTTTAGTTCTGATAATATTGCAGGAGAAGGAAAGTCCGATTTATATTTTTGTAAGTATGTAGACGGAGAATGGGCTACACCTCAAAATTTAGGAATTAATATCAATACCGAGGAAATGGAAACTTTCCCAAGTTTACAAGGAAGAACCCTTTATTTTTCTTCTGATAGAAAAAATGGTAAAGGTGGGCTGGATATTTATGCTTCTATTTTTGATGGAAAATCTTGGTCTGTTCCCAAACTTTTGCCAGAGCCAATAAATACTAAGTATGATGACTTTGGTTATACGTTAAATCCTGACTTTAAGAGTGGTTATTTCTCATCAAATCGAACCAAAAAAAGAGATGGGATTTTTTACTTTGAATACGATATTCCTGTAGTCAATGAATTTTACCAACAAGAACTGTATTTCTGTTATACTTTTGAAGAAACTGAAATGGAAGAAACAGATTCTCTCAAGTTTCAATGGGATTTAGGAGATGGTACTTTACAGAAAGGTAGATTAGCCGATCATTGTTTTTCTGATACAGGAACTTATAATATAGAAATGTCTGTTATTGATAAATATACTGGTACGATATTTGAAAATGTGTCATCATATCAAATTATCATTGATGCTCATAATCAGCCTGTAATTGATTTGGAAGATATAAAACCTGGAGTGGTAAAAGTTTTTGTGAATAAGAAATGGAGCAACCAACAATTTACAGACTATTACTGGATTGTAG